The genomic stretch AAATATCGTCCGCGAGGCTGGGGCTGGTGGTCAGCAGGAATGTGGACAAAGCCAGGCTGAGGCGCACAAATCTCATCACATTCTCCTTACGTTGATGCTTCGGGTTAGCGGACATCTGCCAGATGCATGTCGCTCAGGGTTGTCGAGAGGCTGCGTGCGACAAGGTCCGCTATCGCTGCGCGCAGCTTCTCGTTCTCGGCGGGATTGCCGACGCTGGTCGCGAAACTTTCATCGATCATTCGGGTGGGGCCGGCGATCCTGACCTGTCCCCCATCGTCCAATGGCGGTGCGGCCATCTTTTCGATGACGTCGAAGGTCTTTCCGTCGAACACTCTGATTTCGTAGAGCGCGTGGACCTGGCGGTAGGATTCCATCACCGTGCCGTATGTGATGAAACCTATCCCTTCGACCTTTCGTGCGCCGCCACCAAAGCTCGATTTTGCCTTGGTAATGACGATGTAGGCATCGAGTCCCTGGGGAGACACTTCGGTCTGAACGAGCTTCTTGAATGGATCGCTGCGTACGAGGTTGACGGGCGCAACCGGGGAATCCTTGATGGCGGTAAAGGCGGCGCGGTTGTAACTGACCGGCTGCACCTGAAAGCGTCCGTTCAAGGCCGTCGTTGCCTGCTGGACGATCAGGTCATCGAGGCCCCAGGAGGCGATCGGAAAGCTTTGTCTTCGGTTGTTCAGCCCGGTTAGTCCTCCTTTCGCGAAGGTGATTTCATCTCCGACCGCCGAGATGATGCCGACGGTCTTGACGGCCTGCAGCTTCGTCTCGCGGGTTTCGAACGCCGCGCAAGCGCTGACGCTGACCGCAATTAGAACAACCGTCGCGAAGCGGACGCATCGAATGCTGCGGCACATGGCGTCCCTATCGGATCTTGATGTCGAACGCATAGGAGGCGCCGATGCCGACCGTGGTTTGGTTCGGGGAACCCCGAAGCGTCACCAGCGGGCTCTTCGCCGCGTCACCGAGCAGCCGCTCATATTCGACATAGGCGTGAACTTCCCATTGCGGATTGATCCGATAGGATACTTGGGCGCCGGCGCCGACCGAGTGCGCGCCGCCCTTGGCGTCGAAGGCCGGCAACCCTGTCGCCATCGCCTGCACGGCATCGATACCAAAATAGGGCGAGGTCGCCTTGGTGCTTTCCCATGTGAAGCGTGGGCCGGCCGACAAGGTGAGACGCTGGATGACCGGGACAATGACATCCGCCGACAGATCGGCCACGACGCCGTGATGGCCGCCAATGCCCTGGCGGAGTTCGCCGCGGGTGCGGAACCAGTCGACCGGATAGTATTCGACGAAGCCGCCGAGCTCGACCGTGGTTTTGACGTCACCGAGGCCATTCAGCTCCGAATAGCTGCTGGCTTTCCGTGATGACACGAACTTGCCGGCGGGGCCGGCCCGAAGGTCGCCGAAGTCGATCACCGCGATGCTTGCGCTGTCGCGGGGCCCGCGAAACTGCTCGGTCGAGCCGGCGCGACGGATGGAAAAAATCGGGACCGGGCTGAGCATGCTCCGGTTGGCGCCCTCGAAATCCGGTTTGTATTCGCCCCCTGCGCCGACCATGACCGTCCAGGTGCCGGACACCGGCGGCAGAACCGGCAATTCAAACGGAGGGGCCGGCAAGGTGAGTAAAGGCTCCGCCGCCGTTGCAACAGACGGTGCCAGCATCAGAGCCATCAAGGCGATGCGGAGAACGTCGCGCCGCCGGGTGCCAGGTCGAGCCGCATCGGTGTTATCCGCATGCCGTCGGCTGCGATCATTGGTCGGGGCTGTCTTGCGCATTTTGATTTACCGGCGGCAGGACTGATTGAACTGGTTTTTGTCGGTCGTTTGCGACCGAAGCTTGTTCCGAACTCTGCCGCTTGTTTCCGAATGTTACCGGAGCAGAAGCGCCGCCTTGCACGTCGGTCACGGCACGTGGTTCTTCGCGGATTGCCGGGCCGTTTGCGCCACAGCCAGGGCAAGAGGTTGATCGAGCGCAATCGCGGCGGGCGCGTCGTCGTGACCGCCGCATAGGCTGAGAAACAGTTTGACGAGAACCCAGATCGCAACCCGCTTTCGCTTTCCGCTAAGATTAGGCATGATGATTTCTCGTCTTCGCGCCCCAGCGAGGCATCCGATGTCGTGAAGCCTTAGCCCCCGGCGAGTTCCAAATTGGGGCCATCGATGTCCGAACGTTGCGACGGCACCGCCGCCATGTGTCTCAATGTTGCTGGAAAGGTCGATTTGACTGCTCCGTCGTTGAACCACCGGGGCAAGTGCTCTATTCGATCCAGACCGGGTCAGCGAAGGGATGCGAACGCGTGCACGTCGAACCGCACATCCTGATTGTCGATGATGACCTTCAGATTCGAAAGCTGCTTGGCCGCTATCTGGTCGAGCAGGGCTTTCGCGTCACGCTCGCGTCCGACAAGCGAACCCTTCACGCCGCGCTGGAGTCGAACGACATCAAGCTGATCGTGCTGGATGTGATGTTGCCGGACGGATCAGGCCTCGACATCTGCCGGGATATACGCGGTGAGAACTCGCCCATTCCGATCATCCTTCTCACCGCGCTCAAGGAAGACGTCGACCGGATCATTGGTCTTGAGATTGGCGCTGATGATTATCTCGGCAAGCCGTTCAATCCGCGCGAACTCGCAGCCCGCATCCGCGCGGTGCTTCGTCGCCACAATGACGTGGGGCGGACGGTGCATGCTCCCCAGGAATACCGGTTCGAAGGTTTTGCGTTACAACCCGGGTTGCGGCGGGTCGTCAAGTCGGGCGGCGAACTCTTGGACCTGACCTCGGCCGAATTCGATCTTTTGCTTGCGTTGGTCGCGAAGTGCGGCCGGACGCTTTCGCGCGAGTATCTGCTGGACGCCACCAAGCGGGGTGACGGCGACGTTTTCGACCGGTCCATCGACGTGTTGCTCAGCCGGGTTCGCCGCAAGCTCGGCGACAATGAATTCCAGCTGATCAAGACGGTGCGAAACGGCGGCTACGTATTTACCGCCCATGTTGAGAAGATTGGGGCCGGCGAATGAATTCTCTGCGGGCTCGCGTCGTCGTTACGCTCGTCGCGTCGATCATCTGCGTTGTCGTAATGGCGACCGCAACCCTATTTTTGGCACGGCAGGGGCATATACAAAAGGAACAGGGGGATTACGCCCGACTGGTTTCCGAGGCGATCCTGCTGATCGCACCACTGTTCGGTAACGACGAAAACGACAGGCTCTCGCATTTGGGATCGGGCCCTGCTCCAGGTCAGCCGCGCCCGGAACTGACGAACCTGCTGCAATCTCAATTGCGCAGCGCCGGATCCGATCTCGAGGTCGTTGTAACGCAGCCCGCCGCGACCGCCCACCCGTTTGTGTCAATCAAATTGAAATCGGGTTGGCTGGCACTTCCAGTCCCGGAGCGCCGTCGCCCGGAATTTCTGTTCGCGCTCGCCGGCTGGTTCCTGCTGGTCGCGCTCGGAACAGTTTGTGTGGCGCTGTGGTTTGCCCACCGCATCACGCGCCATCTTGCGGTTCTGGAACGCGTAGCGGCAACGATCGACGCCGACGGCGTTGTTCCGCGATTGCCGGAAAGCGGACCGGCCGAACTGAGGGCGACCGCGCGCGCGCTCAATACCATGACGGCCAGGCTGAAGAACGCTGCCGAAAGCCGGATGCGACTGGTCGCGGCCGCAGGGCACGATCTGCGTACGCCGATGACCAGAATGCGGCTGCGAGCCGAATTTCTTGACGACGAGGAAGATCGCGCGATGTGGCTGGACGATCTGCAGGAACTTGACCGTATCGCGGATAGCGCAATTCAGCTCGTGCGCGAGGAAACACAGCGGGAAAGAAGTCAGTTACTCCGGGTCGATCAAGTCATCACGGAAATCTGCAGGGATCTCGCGTCGATGAAGGCGTCGGTGACGATCATGAAAATGGAGGCGGTGACAATTTCATCGGCGCCGTTGGCACTGACGCGTGCCGTCAGAAATCTGGTCATCAATGCGGCAACGCATGGCGGGGGCGCTTTTGTCACCGTTGGTCTGGAAAACAACAGCACCGCCTTGATCACAATCGATGATGAAGGACCCGGCATTCCCGAGCAAAGCATGTCACGCGTATTCGAGCCATTCTTCCGGGTTGATCCGGGGCGGCGGAAGTCCGGCCCCGGGGCAGGTCTCGGACTGGCGATTGCCAAGGAGATTGTTGAACGTCACGGCGGGAGGCTGACGCTGCAGAACCGGTCACCCAAAGGACTTCGGCAGAAAATAATTTTTCCCGCGTGTTTTGCCCAGTGAACGAACGCCGGGACGACGCAGAGATGCGATTAG from Bradyrhizobium sp. Ash2021 encodes the following:
- a CDS encoding MipA/OmpV family protein; the protein is MRKTAPTNDRSRRHADNTDAARPGTRRRDVLRIALMALMLAPSVATAAEPLLTLPAPPFELPVLPPVSGTWTVMVGAGGEYKPDFEGANRSMLSPVPIFSIRRAGSTEQFRGPRDSASIAVIDFGDLRAGPAGKFVSSRKASSYSELNGLGDVKTTVELGGFVEYYPVDWFRTRGELRQGIGGHHGVVADLSADVIVPVIQRLTLSAGPRFTWESTKATSPYFGIDAVQAMATGLPAFDAKGGAHSVGAGAQVSYRINPQWEVHAYVEYERLLGDAAKSPLVTLRGSPNQTTVGIGASYAFDIKIR
- a CDS encoding response regulator, yielding MHVEPHILIVDDDLQIRKLLGRYLVEQGFRVTLASDKRTLHAALESNDIKLIVLDVMLPDGSGLDICRDIRGENSPIPIILLTALKEDVDRIIGLEIGADDYLGKPFNPRELAARIRAVLRRHNDVGRTVHAPQEYRFEGFALQPGLRRVVKSGGELLDLTSAEFDLLLALVAKCGRTLSREYLLDATKRGDGDVFDRSIDVLLSRVRRKLGDNEFQLIKTVRNGGYVFTAHVEKIGAGE
- a CDS encoding ATP-binding protein — translated: MATATLFLARQGHIQKEQGDYARLVSEAILLIAPLFGNDENDRLSHLGSGPAPGQPRPELTNLLQSQLRSAGSDLEVVVTQPAATAHPFVSIKLKSGWLALPVPERRRPEFLFALAGWFLLVALGTVCVALWFAHRITRHLAVLERVAATIDADGVVPRLPESGPAELRATARALNTMTARLKNAAESRMRLVAAAGHDLRTPMTRMRLRAEFLDDEEDRAMWLDDLQELDRIADSAIQLVREETQRERSQLLRVDQVITEICRDLASMKASVTIMKMEAVTISSAPLALTRAVRNLVINAATHGGGAFVTVGLENNSTALITIDDEGPGIPEQSMSRVFEPFFRVDPGRRKSGPGAGLGLAIAKEIVERHGGRLTLQNRSPKGLRQKIIFPACFAQ